In a single window of the Elaeis guineensis isolate ETL-2024a chromosome 4, EG11, whole genome shotgun sequence genome:
- the LOC105043040 gene encoding uncharacterized protein has protein sequence MELQQESSNLGALSATISRNRSSSSSAFVSASQSPFFSPRSPVLGSEPVLPDVANTSNDLFINVGHLGSSTVTKPESLSKIHLVASDVSPILNFCTSSSFGAPGNVDNDPGLVSPFNGSSSNDSQGTSNGRLARREKQKRLGRSQRRFSFTEPSTPVSSANRLRSCDVYIGFHGRKPSLLRFANWLRAELEIQGISCFASDRARCRNSRSYDMAERIMNASTYGVVILTKKSFGNPYSIEELKNFLSGKNLVPIYFDLSAADCLARDIIEKRGELWEKHGGELWTLYGGLEREWREAIDGLSRVLDCQLEAYDGQWRECILQAVVLLATGLGRRSVVDRVNRWRERMEKEEFPYPRNEVFVGRKKELSELELILFGDVRGDGEREYFELKTRHSRKTLPIGRSQNYCEDKKAKDRRSESSIKGKEPVLWKESEKEIEMQRLGSPHRQCHPLKAKNVGRYGRRKRSTKILYGKGIACVSGDSGIGKTELVLEYAYRFSQRYKMVLWVGGETRYIRQNYLALCTFLDVDLNIENHCCLEKGKMKCFEEQEEEAIFRVRKELMRDIPFLVIIDNLENEKDWWDQKVIMDLLPRFGGETHFIITTRLPRVMNLEPMKLSYLSGVEAMALMMGGMKDYPIVEIDALRAIEERLGRLTLGLGIVGSILSELPITPSRLLGTINRMPLRDMAWTDREVLTLRRHTVLVQLLDVCLSIFDHADGPRSLATRMVEVSGWFAPSAIPVPLLALAAHKVAENHHGSPVRKKLLHALICRFTTSHIKRSEAEASSMLIRFGIARSSTKPDCIHFHEIVKLYARKRGGSRVAHAMFRAVFLRGSVSQSSDHLWAACFLLFGFGAEPVVVEPTPSDLLFFIKRVVLPLAIHTFITFSRCTAALELLRLTTDALDIAAESLVSRFEKWFDKSFCCIRPGQSDAQNTYLWQELALLKATVLETRAKLMLRGGQYDIGDDLIRKAIFIRTSICGEHHPDTAAAQETLSKLTRLLTNVQVS, from the coding sequence atggaGCTTCAACAAGAAAGCTCCAATCTTGGGGCATTGTCTGCCACAATCTCAAGGAAtcgttcatcttcttcctctgcaTTTGTCTCTGCAAGTCAGTCGCCTTTCTTCTCCCCAAGATCACCGGTGCTTGGCTCTGAACCAGTCCTACCTGATGTTGCAAACACTTCCAATGATCTTTTTATAAATGTTGGTCACCTTGGTTCCAGCACTGTGACTAAACCAGAGTCTTTATCTAAAATCCACCTCGTGGCATCTGATGTTTCTCCCATTCTAAATTTCTGCACTTCCAGTAGTTTTGGAGCTCCAGGAAATGTTGACAACGACCCCGGTCTGGTTTCCCCCTTTAATGGCAGTTCATCTAATGACAGCCAAGGAACCAGTAATGGTCGCTTGGCTCGCAGGGAGAAGCAGAAGAGATTGGGGAGAAGCCAGAGAAGGTTTTCCTTTACCGAGCCTTCAACTCCGGTTTCTTCAGCTAATAGGCTTAGGAGTTGTGATGTGTACATAGGATTTCATGGACGTAAACCCTCCTTGCTGAGATTTGCCAATTGGCTTCGTGCAGAGTTGGAAATCCAAGGGATCAGTTGCTTTGCATCTGACAGGGCCCGGTGCAGGAATTCTCGTAGCTATGATATGGCAGAAAGAATAATGAACGCTTCTACTTATGGAGTGGTGATCCTCACCAAAAAGTCATTTGGGAATCCTTATAGCATAGAGGAGCTTAAAAACTTTTTGAGTGGAAAAAATCTTGTTCCTATTTACTTTGACTTGAGTGCTGCTGATTGTCTTGCAAGAGATATAATTGAAAAGAGGGGAGAACTGTGGGAGAAACATGGTGGCGAGTTGTGGACGCTGTATGGTGGCTTGGAAAGGGAATGGAGAGAAGCTATAGATGGACTTTCACGGGTATTAGACTGTCAATTGGAGGCATATGATGGTCAGTGGAGAGAATGCATACTACAGGCTGTGGTTCTTTTGGCTACAGGATTGGGGAGGAGAAGTGTGGTGGATAGAGTAAATAGGTGGAGAGAAAGGATGGAGAAAGAGGAGTTCCCTTATCCTCGAAATGAAGTTTTTGTCGGTCGGAAAAAGGAACTCTCTGAATTGGAGCTTATTTTGTTTGGAGATGTCAGAGGGGATGGAGAAAGGGAATACTTTGAACTCAAGACCAGGCATAGTCGAAAAACTTTGCCGATTGGAAGGTCTCAGAATTATTGTGAAGACAAAAAGGCAAAGGACCGGAGATCCGAAAGCAGCATCAAAGGAAAAGAGCCGGTTCTGTGGAAGGAGTCTGAGAAGGAAATTGAGATGCAGAGATTGGGCAGTCCACATAGGCAATGCCACCCTTTAAAGGCAAAAAATGTGGGGAGGTATGGTAGGAGAAAAAGATCGACAAAGATACTGTATGGGAAGGGTATTGCTTGTGTGTCTGGGGATTCAGGGATTGGTAAAACAGAATTGGTTTTGGAATATGCATACAGATTCTCCCAGAGATACAAGATGGTGTTGTGGGTGGGAGGGGAAACCAGATATATACGGCAGAACTATCTGGCTCTATGTACTTTCCTGGATGTCGATCTGAACATTGAAAACCATTGTTGTCTCGAAAAAGGAAAGATGAAGTGctttgaagaacaagaagaagaagccaTTTTTAGAGTAAGGAAGGAGCTAATGCGGGACATCCCATTCTTAGTTATCATAGATAACTTGGAGAATGAGAAGGACTGGTGGGATCAAAAAGTCATAATGGATCTTCTGCCACGATTTGGTGGTGAAACCCATTTCATAATAACCACCCGCCTTCCTCGAGTAATGAACTTGGAGCCAATGAAGCTTTCATACTTATCTGGTGTTGAGGCGATGGCTTTGATGATGGGAGGTATGAAGGACTATCCAATAGTTGAAATTGATGCTCTTAGAGCCATCGAGGAGAGACTCGGCAGGCTTACACTTGGTCTTGGTATTGTAGGATCTATTCTTTCTGAGCTGCCTATAACTCCGAGTCGGCTGCTTGGCACTATAAATAGAATGCCTTTGAGAGATATGGCATGGACTGATAGAGAAGTTCTTACATTGAGACGGCATACGGTCCTTGTTCAACTTTTAGATGTCTGTCTTTCGATATTTGACCATGCTGATGGACCGAGGAGTCTGGCAACCAGAATGGTTGAAGTAAGTGGTTGGTTTGCTCCTTCAGCAATTCCAGTACCTCTCTTAGCTTTGGCTGCACATAAGGTTGCAGAGAATCATCATGGTTCTCCGGTCAGGAAGAAGCTTTTGCATGCACTAATCTGCAGGTTTACAACATCTCATATCAAGAGATCTGAAGCTGAAGCATCGTCCATGTTGATCAGATTTGGGATTGCAAGAAGTAGCACAAAACCTGATTGCATCCATTTTCATGAGATCGTCAAGCTATATGCTCGCAAACGGGGGGGCAGTCGAGTTGCTCATGCTATGTTTCGAGCAGTTTTCCTCAGAGGCTCCGTCTCTCAATCTTCTGACCATCTATGGGCAGCTTGCTTCTTACTTTTTGGATTTGGAGCTGAACCTGTGGTTGTGGAGCCAACACCATCTGACTTGCTGTTCTTCATAAAACGTGTGGTTCTGCCTCTAGCCATACATACATTCATCACCTTCTCTCGGTGCACTGCGGCATTAGAACTCTTACGCCTCACAACTGATGCATTGGATATTGCTGCTGAGTCCTTGGTTTCAAGATTTGAGAAATGGTTTGATAAATCATTCTGTTGCATTAGACCAGGTCAATCAGATGCTCAGAACACTTATCTTTGGCAGGAATTGGCACTCTTGAAAGCAACTGTTCTAGAAACAAGGGCAAAACTGATGCTTAGGGGTGGGCAATATGACATAGGGGATGACCTTATTCGGAAAGCTATTTTTATCAGGACTTCAATATGCGGGGAGCATCATCCAGACACAGCAGCTGCTCAAGAAACACTTAGTAAACTGACAAGACTTCTCACAAACGTTCAAGTTAGTTGA